ATATTTCACAGGAAgattatcattggctgaaaaagaATAGCTGTGCATATACTCCATTCAAGATTGAACCAGggtgttataaaaaaattcaggatGACACTGAATGTCTAAAAACagctgatttttcttttttagggCCTGTTGGCATGGCAGCAGCTGCCGCTGTGGCAACAGGGAAGAAACGTAAAAGGCCTCACATCTTTGAATCAAACCCTTCAATCCGTAAAAGACAACAGACGCGCCTGCTTAGGTAaacttttttcccccaaaaaattGTATATCATGATTAAAACAACATGCATATTAACattagtttgtttttgtattgtagTGGCCaatattttagcatttattattatttttccgttTAATTTCAAGTTAAGTTTTAGTAATTTGTGTTGTTTGGTTCTATTATCCTATGTTACAGTTTTTTAAACTAAACCTTctgtatattaaaatgtgttcttacagtgttgttttaacttaattgttctacatttttttcatttacattttacatgtacTTTTGACtttgaaaacataattttaaaatttcagttgcaaaaatatattttaaaggtaaAGCCTTAACTTAAttacttatatttttaattattttactgttatttatttaattcttttttgtatttgtttattttccatATAGTTTGTGAACTTATTGTttagtatttaaaatgtttttgttcagGCAtctaatatttaatcaaaataataatatttgaagtcttattattattttgaagtcgaattattagccttcctttaattttttttcttttttaaatatttgccaaattatgtttaacagagcaaggaaattttcacagtatgtctaataatatttttttcttctggagaaagtcttatttgtttaatttcagctagaataaaagcagtttaaaaaaaaaaaaaaaaaaaacattttagggtcaatatttttagcccctttaagctatatatattttttcgattgtctacagaacaaaccatcgttatgcaataacttgcctaattactttaacctgcctagtcaacctaattaacctagttaagcctttaattgtcactttaagctgtatagaagtgtcatgaaaaaatatctagtcaaatattatttactgtcatcatggcaaagataaaagaaatcagttaattCTGAGTTAAACTGCATCTAATTTGATTTAACTTTAGTTtccaaatacaaaataaagcatttattaaatcctaacattaatttaacaataacaacacaaaCCTCATTATATCCGCAGGAAGCTGAGAGCAACTCTAGACGAATACACAACACGGGTCGGCCAGCAGGCTATTGTTTTATGCATATCTCCCTCTAAACCAAATCCTGTTTTTAGAGTATTTGGAGCGGCACCACTAGAGAATGTAGTGAGTAAATTTACTGTGCATTTCCCTCTTCCTATCAGTTGCACCGATGGTTGTTTCTGATTTAATTCCTGGCATGTCATGTGATCAGGTGAGGAAATACAAGAGCATGATTCTGGAGGATCTGGAAAACGCTCTGGCTGAACACGCACCCCCAGGTGGAGGAGAACTCACCTCTGAACTTCCTCCGCTGACTATTGATGGGATACCAGTGTCTGTGGACAAGATGACACAGGTGggcagcaggtggcgctatgagcCAGGAGTCAAACTTCTGAATCTTAGTCTCATTTCATCATTCATCACTTTAACCTTTTTTCTTTGGTCTGAAAAGAAACCACATAACTAGAGATGCTCTGATTTTAAATGCCAATATTTTTACAAGGAAATTAGAGAATTTTGATATaaatttcttatattttttaaagcttgaaaccagatttgtttttaaaatactagttttatgaaaaaaatgtctatttgctttattaaaagctgaactatctgctgagATTTTCAGTTAAAGACAATCActgcattgtaattacaataaaacaaaggGCATTAAGTACAGATGTTTACTCTAactttaaataacaaattattGCTGATTAAATTAACACATCCTGCTAATTTGTTCATGACTTTGAAACATGTAAAACCCCAGAGCTATCGCCTTAATATTAGCTATAATAAAAACCAGCCAAGCACACAAATATTATCCATACAAAGCTTTTATCTAACGTTGAGTGCATCTCTGAATGGCAGAATAGGGTAACTAACAAATAATTGTTACATTTGTTAAAGTTAATACAGAATATCTTGTGTTTCTCTGTGGATGCTTGAACATTTATAGACTTTATAgtataaaattgttacaatgcaGTTAAATGTGTGCAAGTCCGGGCTGGAGATTGTCCAAAtccccaaaaaaaaaagattaaagtttGAAGCAAAGTCCGTCCTGTTTCAGCTTCTGCCCAGCCAATCGTTGCATCTTCACTCATAACCAGTTCAGCCAGTAGCTTTAACCAGTTCACCCATTTCTCATTAGCCCGCTGGAGGTGTGCTGTTAGCGGGTGTCCCTCAGGACAGGCACACCTTGCTTGGCTTGTGGTTGTGGGCAGGTCTGTGCAGGGATCATCAGGTGAGGCTTGTACGCGCCAGTAATTATCTGTCTCATCGTGGCCGGGCACAGAGCTTTCTGATTGGCTCCCAGGTGGATTAAGAGCGGAGCAGGGGGAGGGAAACGGGGGCGTGAGATTCCTCTTAATTCCTTCGCCGCGTAATTAGACCATCTGCACAAACACAAGGAAGAGCCTACAACTCAAGACACTGTCGTGGACAATCTGTTAAATGACATTAAACTGTTTACTTATCAGTGTTTATTGAGTACCTATTGTTAGGTTTCAGCAGTTGTCATTTTGTACGATGGCATTTTTAAATTCAGGTTGAATTTGAGTTTATTAATcacaaattattaatattttacagtattattttagttactgtttaAATATTGTTATGTAGCTTTAAATTGTATGCAGTTTAGCAATGTAtctattaatttactttttaaaatgaaaaaaaaaaatgtttattttatatttttggtgTTCATTTGGAAGTTTGTTCTTTTAATAATGcttttgtaattttgtaaatgaataatgcTTCGTTTTatgtagatatagatagataagtATACTTTTTTTGGTTatgttctttattttttcattttagaaacttctgtccatttattttaagatatattaaaatttattgaataattttgTGACTGCAGTGCAAAAATCAAGCATTATGGACATTAattgatcaaaaaaaaaactatgtagtGAGTGTTACGTTTCAATTCATGGGTTGTATTTAAAACAACGAATAGCTCTTTCCCTAAAATCCTTCTATTCCATCCATTTGCCATGTTGTTGTCTGTCACTGTCCAATGTCAGGCTTATAGGAAGTGTGTTTGTGACACCGAGAGCAGAAGGGGAGGGAACTGAGCTCTTTTGGGAGCTGATTTATTCCTCCAAGCCAAATTTAGCCTGTGATGTGGAGGTGAACAGACGTTGCTACAGAGCACTGCAGTTCAATCCCCGTCCTGCATACGCAATTACCAAGGGCAGCGAGGGCACTGGGATGAATGCCCGTACAACTCAATGTGGCTTTATACAGTCAGTGGGCActtttaaatataaacacataaacactttTATTGTAATGTAAGTAACTTAACCATTTTAACTAGTAATTATTAAGCCTGTTATGGTTTTAAATCAAACTTAAAGTGACAGAAAACGTTATTTGtgatttgacttattttttttttacacttcatTATTTTCCTTCCATCCGTTTAAGCACACTTTTGCTGTTACACTATAGAGACATCAGAAAATCCTTATTATATAGATGTTTAGTagtattatttttacaattaaaaggTAGTTAGGTGAGAGAACAACATTTAATTCTGTGTGATACTttagaaatcattgtaatatgaCTTGGTGCTCCAAAAATGCTgtaatttgtacatttgtaacattttaattcaaagtttttactcatttatgacccatataatatttaataaaattgtttattaaaaaaattaattttactgACCATATACTCTTGAACAAGGTCTCATGCATTctctatttttgttttctttttcatctACTTAATCTCTTGTAGTCAGTGGGAAGTGGAGCCTCGCTCATAGATTAACCTTTAAATAGAAACCTAATAGTCTACTTTTAGCTTTTTATAAGCTATTTATGCGGGCAGACTGTCTGCAGAAGGAAGAGGAAATCAATGCCTCgctgtttttaaatttagtttaacaCAGATTTTGTTTTTCCAGAGGCCATCATGTGCTCTACTACGTCCAGAATAAAGTCTCTGACGGTCATTGTGCGGTGTTTTTGTCGGTTTGCAGGCCCAGCTCCGAGCGTTCATTCCAGAAATGCTGAAGTATTCCACAGGCCGAGGGAAGCCCGGCTGGGGGAAAGAAAGCTGCAAGCCCATCTGGTGGCCAGAGGATATTCCCTGGGCCAATGTGCGCAGTGACGTCCGAACAGAGGAGCAGAAACAGAGGGTAGTATTAGATTAGACACTAGCACACTAGAAACATTGTGTATTAATAATTTGAATCATAACCTGGAACCAATTTGCATAAATAacaatacatgtatatatttcaaatacaatatatatacacgttgtattacatatacatttagtcatttaagttttttttaacatgtacCAGTAGCTTTCATTCATCCAGTGTCAAGtgcaaaaatagcttaattaACTCATTTTTAGATAGTTTTGGACTTGTGGTTAATGTGAAGAAGAGTTAATGGGAGATGAAAACACATTTGTTGAAAACTTTAACAAAATGAACACTACACCCATGTGACTccattatagaccatttcaatgtggtgatgtcattggcccttgaacatttcctgcttgttaaacTATTTCCTTACTGTAACGAGTATAACTGTAATAAGCATAactttaaaacagctatcataacattgtttatcaatatgtggctatTTTTGGATTTTCATAAGCTgtggaaattaaaaaaattaatcaggaagtacattaggaccattgttattattTGCatgcctcaaaatggtctatacttgccttgtttactgttggttgctaagTTACCAATACTACTGTCATCTGCTCTAACAACTTGGTGGAAAGCAcctaatttaagattttttctctattttttgaGAACTCTGAAAAGATGTTTATCTACTTTTATAATTTATGAATTAAGTAATTAACATTTATGAAGGAAGTgactttatgaatgaatcattaaacagtgattcaaatgattcatttgaaaattGATCCATTTAGGAAAGAAACGCTGCAATGTGTTGCTTTTTTTGAAGCACCTTGTTCttttccatcttttttttttttagaagtaaTTTTGTTGAGAAAGGAAAATCCATGTCAacattttgtctaatttttttgGGATTAAACTTACCAATAAATTCAGTATCAGATTTGCTCACACACGGTTATTAAAGAAAATGGCATTCTTGTTTATGTGATATTACTACTGTTATACCTTTTAaaattaaagcaatgttttttgcTATCTTAAATAGTTATAGAAACTTAATAGCTGCATTCTTGTAGGCTTCAACacaatcatgttttgtttttgagcTCACTGTTAAaacaatgaatgtattatcatAAATGGTAAAATATAACAAACCTACTGATGCCACAGGCAAATAATTGAATCAGCCACAACATCGTTTTGTCATCTTTTCACAAAATGACATCTGAGTTAAAACAAATGGGCTCAAGCTTGCATCATCTTGCCTTACCGAGGGTTTATTTCCATTGGAAACAGGTGTCATGGACGCAGGCCCTGAGGACTATCGTTAAAAACTGCTATAAGCAGCATGGGAGAGAAGACCTGCTCTATGCCTTTGAGGACCAGGTCACCACACAAGTTGCCACAACAGCCACACACAGCATTGCGCACCTGGTGCCGTCACAGACTGTAGTGCAGACGATCAGTAATCCTGATGGAACCGTCTCACTCATACAGGTGAGCTCAGGTCCCAGCGCAGGGAACAACTGCACACTTGTTTTTCTCTACACTGTACAGTAGCTGCACTGCAGGACTTTATGTTCAGTAAGGGAGTGCGAAATGTTTAGGATGGACATTTACTTTTCCATTAAAAGGCAATATTTTAATTATGGTGCAATATCTGGGATTGAATTCCAGTCCTATTCTTATATCTACTTTTTATAATAATCTTGTTAGTTGTGCGTGTTTATTGAATATCAATCAGAAATCTTCAaacgttcacccaaaaatgccatCAATAAAATTGTTTATTGGGCTCATTAAAAAGTTTATATTCTGACAGAAAACATTATCGCTTTTAAtcttgtaataatgacaaatagGTGTGACTCGTTCTAATGCTCATGCTGCAAAAATGGAACCTGATGCAATTTGTGCAGATCTAAATATAATGCTGCTGAGAATTTACGATTTTCATTCATTTCTAGTTCATTCCactttcaaaaagaaaaatgtaatagaTTGTTTAAAAGGGCATGTTTTTTTTGCCACAACTTGGCACTGATGACATCACATGtttggtatttattttattaacactcCTGTCTAATTCATTgtctttctaaaaatatatactttgctATTTAtgggtcagtttttttaaataaattaatctttTATTCAACCTGCATGTATTAATTTAAATCATTCGTGACagtaaaaataattgtaatgaaaaaaaaaacttataaatgctgttcttttgattCTATGCATCGAAGAATGATGCAGCACAACTGTTTTGCCAaaacaatactttttttattatcagcAAATCAAAATATAATCAATAAGGATTACTGAAGAATAATGAGACGCTGaagagtaaaataataataatgctgaatGTTCACAGAAATGTATTGAAATAGAAAACACATTTgtagtaatatttcacaattttacttatttaaccatgttttttattcatataaatgTAACCTTGGTGAGCATgagagactttttaaaaaatgcctTGGAAATTATAGTTTAAAaagtaatatgctcaaagttatGCTAATATTATAAATTGTTACAAAGCATGCATTACATTATTAAGATGGAAAACTTTGTTCAAATTGCCGTGTCCTAAGTCCCAAATTCATAACTAATCAACAGGTTGGCACTGGAGCTACAGTAGCGACACTGGCAGATGCGTCAGAATTGCCTGGCACAGTGACAGTAGCCCAAGTGAACTACTCCACAGTGACGGATGGAGAGGTACTATTAACTCTCACAATTTCTTACCTGAATATTTCACAAGTTTGCatctttatacacaaatactatTCTTTTATCTCATATTTCTTCCCTTACATCCCATATTTTCCTTCTGTCTTTGAGGTGGAGCAGAATTGGGCCACACTTCAGGGAGGCGAGATGACCATCCAAACCACACAAGCGTCAGAGGCCACGCAGGCTGTGGCCTCTTTAGCCGAAGCTGCGGTTGCAGCTTCGCAAGAGATGCAAACCGGGGCAACTGTAACCATGGCCCTCAACAGGTACTCCTTGGAGGGAGCGCTGAAGTTTGGgtaggaaaaaaaatagaaaggAAATACTGAAGCGCAGGTTTTTGTCTCCGGGGTCTTGTTAACAGGCCTCACCTGAGCCCGTTCTGCTGTTTACCACAAGCAGGTCACAGCAGCAGCCCAGAAATCTCACACAGCAGGAACAATCACTTCATAGGCCAGTCCCACAACAATTAGGCTGAGAAGGCATTGTTTTCTGCTCAGCGGTCTTCATTAAAGCAGTAAATCTAATGTCCGTTCTCTTAGCACTGTCAGGACAGCTGTACATGCAAACGAGAGCGTGAACTATATTTGATATATTAGCCAATTTTCACCACAAAAAGGGGGAAAATTGAGTTTTTGATGAATTCATAACTGATATACTTTTTTTGTCAATTTCTAGCTTTTatctaaaattttgtttaattgtaAGTACTTTTTCAGCTTATGTCACCTTGTCATACGACTCTATTGTAATTAATTGACTTCTTACCCAATTCATACTTTATAGCTTTTATTGACATTAAGTGAAAGTTGTAATAGTCAAAACTGTACACACTgtcataaatttgactttattctcataatccattcattcattttctttcggtttagttcctttgttcatcaggggtcaccacagcggaatgaaccgccaatttatccagcatatgttttacacagcagatgcccttccatctgcaacccagtactgggaaacacccatacactctcacatgcacacacataaacaacggCCAATTTCGTTGATTCAGTTAATTTATAcagtctttggactatgggggaaaccggagcacctggaggaaacccacgcgaacatggggagaacatgcgaactcaggacagaaatgccaactgacctagatgggactcgaatcagcgaccttgctgtgaagtgacagtgctaaccactgagccaccttgtcacccATTATCATAATCATGAGTCAATATTTTTAAGTTGAAATTGAcactttatttgataaatatgCCAGTATGCTTATAACTTAATCCAAGTCATAAACatcttggtttatctgttttCTATCTTATAATTTTGGCATAGTACGCTCATATTATAACAGTCGAAGTTGGCGCtatcaaaatgttttaatttcaacTTTGTTGGTATTGATGACTTGTCAATTATGTCTTGGTcaaatttttttgcttaaaataaagatcacaaatttctcacgattctgtagatgtaaattaAAGGTTAAGATGAggaggctattattattgttatatctcaaacatatagtaaaacaacaataataatattagttaatagtaataataataatatttttcagcTGTCTGTTGATTTTACGACTCATCAAATTTGAGTTTTTGAGTCAGTGCTGAATCATAATTGATCATGTCTACATTTTTACTCGTAATTTAATGATCACTTTTATCTCATAATCATGACCAAATTGAGATTAGGGCGGCAcgattttggaaaaatctgacattgcgatatttagtttttctgcaatatgaaaataatttaacCAGATGGCATGAATAGCTCAATTTGgaaataatttgttaatttagattgatttgggtgattttgtaagggtgaATCATGTaggcataaaaaaaaacaattgcaaacaaaaataattacaatagagcaacgaACGTTGGAAACCAAActagtgctttatggttttctggagagtcaaaGAGTATTCGGGTACAtaaattgaacaattaaatgtaaaataacactgtatagtctacGTTGTATATTAATTCAGTAAAATAGCTCCTCGTTATATTTATAATGTACGTTTTTGCACCAGAATGCTTAAAACGAAGTTGAAATGCCTTATTCTCAAccaatttaatatttcatatcctgcgatgtggctattgcggacacacacattgcgatatcgatgctgaaactatatattatcgtgcagccctaattaacatcttaatttgaatttaatcAACTTTGGCTTCTCATAATTATGGATAACCAAAGTAtgttcgtttttttatttttaataaactcttAAATGTTTATCTCCTAATTTCAACATGTTATAGCTAGAGCCAGAATAACTTGAGTAAAATGGTGATTATCATTTTCTGTTTCCTCAGAGTGACCTCCTACACTAGGGGGCAGTACACACCAGTACTAATCAATACACCTCAACTCTAATATAAAGCAttgtattttcataaaaaaaacgaTGTTACTTATTTTTCATTTGACTTGCATGTGTTACAGCGAAGCAGCAGCTCACGCAGTGGCGACATTAGCAGAAGCGACTCTTCAAGGCGGAGGACAGATCGTGTTAGCAGGAGAAACGGCGGCTGCAGTCGGAGCGTTAACTGGAGTTCCGGATGGCAGTGGTACAAACATCTTCTACAcatcacacacaatcacacatacaCTCGCCGGATGTCATtgaaatacataaatgcatagaATCCACTTTCGGCGTCATCCGTGTAGGTATGTGAAGGGATGTTACGCATGTATTGTAAGGTGTGTGAGAGCGCGAGGAAGGCCATGGAGGTCTGTTTTAATCCCCGGGGTGTTTGTGGGacagatggtgtgtgtgtgtgacctgtgtCACAGACTCCAGCCTCTACACTTCACGCTAATCCTCGCTTTGCCTCAAACACTAAGCGCTCTGCATATGCACGGCAGACTCCAGAACTGGTGCTTACACATGCATTAGAAGCCGTGTTACTGTCGGATAGCAGCAGTAATGTGCACTGGAGGCATTTGTGACGGTGTAGGATGACGTGTTCACTCTTTTAGACATGAAACATGAAGTCAGATTGAAGGGAGATAGGAAATTATGGTAGATTTAAGTTTTTCATCTATCTAGAAATCATCTATTGTTGATTTCGAATGCCAGTGGAAATGAAACCttgtttaattttgatttaagaTTGCATTTAAATGTAGGTAAATCATTGCCCAATGATATTCAAATATTACAGTTTCAAATCTGGTGTTATTCAAGgatgtccgctgggtcttaaaatgtattaaaagttgataaatcaattatgatcAAATTAAGGCCCTtataaggtattaaaaagtcttaatcgtgtttttacgaggtcttattttttgttcaagagttatccaaagtgtttgactccaaaaaagcataaatatatttattttcctccaaaTATTAACGACGACGTGCTTGTTCCACACAATTGGCGtatccggccaagctcctccatctgggtgatgtcacgtaatttgcaactaacacgggaaggtgatgtgacgctttccattataattcattcattataattacaatatttatgtAGTTGTATTATATTAACATTAGTTAGTGTTATCTTGCATTAACTGATACTTGATAACCTATTTAAATTTAGCTAAAATTCTATAgcagttaaactaattaactaaaaagttagtaaataacacttaaaaagatttaaatgctAAAAGTGGATTTATACTGTAAAGCATGACTAGTATGAAAAATGTATCTGAAGTGCCTTACTGTAATTATGATGTGTCAGTTTCGATTCTTACATAATTATGACTGTGCATGTCACAAATTGGACTttttagtaattataatgtaatgcgataactttaaaatattaatctTTGAATCAATGTAGtgcataatttatttatgtaataataaacaCTAATAATTAGCTCAGTTATATGAGGGAACGTGCATTAAGAAAGTACATGGCGTACATTTAGAATGTGTTTGCATGTTTCCACTGAAAATATCCAGATTAACATTCATCACAGCTTGTCAAACTTGCCCCTATTAGGAgtgtgtaaaacacattttaaaaagcaaataagCTGGGGCAGAGCCTTTACAGACTGTTCTGACAGAAACAACAAAATCTCGCCAATCTCGTGTAGCAGTGTAGGTAATAACAAGTAGTGGATTTAAGCTTTAATGCTCATGCACACAATTATTGGTCATAAACTGGTCTTTTAAGTAATTATATTGTACTGcaataactttaaaatattaatctTGGAATCAATATAgtgcatcatttatttatataataataaacactaaTAATTAGTTATATGAGGGAacgtgcttttaaaaaaattacacgGCATCCATTTGTGCATAATGCTCTTTTAAAAATGGTCCTCATTAATACCTGATCATTTCTCAGTGACCCTTCTTACCTAGTGTCCTTGATTACTCCATTGCCCCTAGTGACCAAAAGGAAACTCCTCCCCCTTATAACCCCTGAGGAACCCTCTTAAAGGGCTTTGATCCTCTCCATTATCAGTGCATAGTCTAATCACTGAGCCAGCTGTCAGCACTGGGAAGCCCGGTCTATAAAACACATGACATTAAGAGAATAGGCTGTATTCAAACATAAAAGCTGATTAGCAGGAATTAAGACTACGTTTAAAGACATGGGCGTTGGGCCTTTCCCCAAATATACAACCACGGGTGTGATTTGAGAGTTAGATTTCTCAAGTGTATAAGTTTAAGTAATCCTAAATATGAATGAAATGCAATTTAATGGGGACATGCACCTTGTTGAAAGATGTTATATTAATGTTCCAGAACATGTGTTGTAAGTTTCCACTGAAAATGTCCAACATATTAATCACAGCCTGTCAAATTTGCCCCTATTAGGGAGTGTACAAATATGTCATAGTTTTAAAACCAAACAGTGTttccagatatagctgactttatttattatagatattAGTTTCAGTCTGATAGTTTTAAGAATATCAATTAGCTATTGTACTCCAATGTGTCTCCAGTAAATCTGGTGAGTCTAAAAATAATTGATTTGGCAACTCACGAAACGATGACTTGTTTGACACAACAGAGATAGGAGTTCCAGCTTCCACAGCAGCTCCATGTATTCCTATTATGGATTCATGTAGATGCATAatggcgtaaaaaaaaaaaaaaaggtgctccttgtcaatcagacaactcttctatgttcgttcttgctgtcaattgggGGAAAATTGATCAAGAAAAgttttatgataaaccgctgtgaatTTAATGGCAGGCACTGCATGAAATGCATGCACACGAATGAGAGTCAGATTTGTTaagggagtcagattttgatacaactgtCTTTCACCTACACattggtcactactaactgaatagaGTAAGAGCACATAGATACGTTTGgtttaaaaagttatatatattatgtttttcaAATCGtcccaaattttgtcaactcaCTTAAGCCATTTTTTAcctgcacaatcaaattcaaaaccgctcTATTGGATGGGAATCCGCCCAGTCTGGCAGCACTGAAACCAAGtgagggcggagcctttacagactattctgacagaaacaacaaaataagccaatctcATGTAGCAGTGTCAGAAATGATCAGTGGATTCAAGCTTTAAGGTTCACGCAAAATGGCACAATCATTGTGCACTATTATCGCTGAAATTTAGTACCTTGTGACTAAGCAAATGTTGCTAATGTGAGTGTGCACAGATGCACAAAACAGCAGGCGTTAAagctacttttttattattataattgagtGAAAAGAACATAAATGCTTAATATGACAGACATAGTGAAATTTACGTTTTCTCTTTAAACTTTTAGGACaaagcaatataataataataattatacaaattaataaataatacaataatgataaatagcataacttaataataataatagtaaaaatgagCTTGGGTTAGTTTTTGTAGTTTGGCATGAAGCATTAAAAACTGGCCGACCAATAGGATTGGGGCTTTAGTTCATATGCCTTGAGCTGCTGACATTACAGTAAAACACATCTAGCACAACCAAGCACAACAATTAAAGACCAAATTCAGTTTGgatttcactttatttatttatttttatgccttCTAACTTTTGCTACAAACTTTTTACCAGCTGTTTGTAAAGGAAGTTAATCATGAGTGGAAAAGCTTATGTGATAAATACACTAGGAAATAGTATGAGGGTTCTGTTTTCATTAAGCGACATCTAATGTCAGGGGGAATTTTGCACGTTCACTCAGCTCATCGCCAGTGAAAATCGATTGGGCATGATGAACAACAAGCTTATGCGATAAACGTTATACATGTTCAAACCACGGTCTGACGGTATTGGAGAAGGACAACTTACGAACTGAACCAGTACTATTTAGTTGTTGTGGAAGAAACT
This region of Danio aesculapii chromosome 4, fDanAes4.1, whole genome shotgun sequence genomic DNA includes:
- the nrf1 gene encoding nuclear respiratory factor 1 isoform X2 gives rise to the protein MEDHTVHQTEHMTTIEAHAVSQQVGQVHVATYTEHGMLSADEDSPSSPDDDAYDDSDILNSTGTDEVTAHLAAAGPVGMAAAAAVATGKKRKRPHIFESNPSIRKRQQTRLLRKLRATLDEYTTRVGQQAIVLCISPSKPNPVFRVFGAAPLENVVRKYKSMILEDLENALAEHAPPGGGELTSELPPLTIDGIPVSVDKMTQAQLRAFIPEMLKYSTGRGKPGWGKESCKPIWWPEDIPWANVRSDVRTEEQKQRVSWTQALRTIVKNCYKQHGREDLLYAFEDQVTTQVATTATHSIAHLVPSQTVVQTISNPDGTVSLIQVGTGATVATLADASELPGTVTVAQVNYSTVTDGEVEQNWATLQGGEMTIQTTQASEATQAVASLAEAAVAASQEMQTGATVTMALNRYSLEGALKFGEAAAHAVATLAEATLQGGGQIVLAGETAAAVGALTGVPDGSGLVQIPVSMYQTVVTSLAQGNRPVQVAMAPVATRIDNTMTLDGQAVEVVTLEQ
- the nrf1 gene encoding nuclear respiratory factor 1 isoform X1, which gives rise to MEDHTVHQTEHMTTIEAHAVSQQVGQVHVATYTEHGMLSADEDSPSSPDDDAYDDSDILNSTGTDEVTAHLAAAGPVGMAAAAAVATGKKRKRPHIFESNPSIRKRQQTRLLRKLRATLDEYTTRVGQQAIVLCISPSKPNPVFRVFGAAPLENVVRKYKSMILEDLENALAEHAPPGGGELTSELPPLTIDGIPVSVDKMTQAQLRAFIPEMLKYSTGRGKPGWGKESCKPIWWPEDIPWANVRSDVRTEEQKQRVSWTQALRTIVKNCYKQHGREDLLYAFEDQVTTQVATTATHSIAHLVPSQTVVQTISNPDGTVSLIQVGTGATVATLADASELPGTVTVAQVNYSTVTDGEVLLTLTISYLNISQVCIFIHKYYSFISYFFPYIPYFPSVFEVEQNWATLQGGEMTIQTTQASEATQAVASLAEAAVAASQEMQTGATVTMALNSEAAAHAVATLAEATLQGGGQIVLAGETAAAVGALTGVPDGSGLVQIPVSMYQTVVTSLAQGNRPVQVAMAPVATRIDNTMTLDGQAVEVVTLEQ
- the nrf1 gene encoding nuclear respiratory factor 1 isoform X3 gives rise to the protein MEDHTVHQTEHMTTIEAHAVSQQVGQVHVATYTEHGMLSADEDSPSSPDDDAYDDSDILNSTGTDEVTAHLAAAGPVGMAAAAAVATGKKRKRPHIFESNPSIRKRQQTRLLRKLRATLDEYTTRVGQQAIVLCISPSKPNPVFRVFGAAPLENVVRKYKSMILEDLENALAEHAPPGGGELTSELPPLTIDGIPVSVDKMTQAQLRAFIPEMLKYSTGRGKPGWGKESCKPIWWPEDIPWANVRSDVRTEEQKQRVSWTQALRTIVKNCYKQHGREDLLYAFEDQVTTQVATTATHSIAHLVPSQTVVQTISNPDGTVSLIQVGTGATVATLADASELPGTVTVAQVNYSTVTDGEVEQNWATLQGGEMTIQTTQASEATQAVASLAEAAVAASQEMQTGATVTMALNSEAAAHAVATLAEATLQGGGQIVLAGETAAAVGALTGVPDGSGLVQIPVSMYQTVVTSLAQGNRPVQVAMAPVATRIDNTMTLDGQAVEVVTLEQ